A window from Mya arenaria isolate MELC-2E11 chromosome 9, ASM2691426v1 encodes these proteins:
- the LOC128203497 gene encoding uncharacterized protein LOC128203497 codes for MYGIKSFLFGLMVMSMVVFSGCQAPDDVCADMQKIKDAFKRSNCKLTQEIIQITNASCTTVKNLLHCVAESIYGYGEREHREPCVLHMRTAIQDTDSMFPAFHFTWRSCSTLWCKLGVEYTDAQFKCIFWCIGGPAAIGIGGVLALISLVTIGLPALGFGAAGIVANNIAATIMAWWAGAVPAGGIIAIGIGYKAILGTFLSAAAISRAAMDCNCCEK; via the exons ATGTATGGAAttaaaagttttctttttggtttaATGGTCATGAGTATGGTTGTTTTTTCAG GATGCCAAGCGCCTGATGACGTTTGTGCCGATATGCAGAAAATCAAAGATGCTTTCAAGAGGTCAAACTGCAAGCTTACTCaagaaatcattcaaattaCAAACGCCTCGTGCAC AACTGTTAAAAATTTGCTGCATTGCGTTGCTGAATCCATTTATGGCTACGGAGAGCGAGAACATAGAGAACCTTGTGTTCTGCACATGCGCACTGCCATCCAGGACACAGACTCGATGTTTCCAGCTTTTCATTTTACATGGAGATCCTGCAGCA cgTTATGGTGTAAACTCGGAGTCGAATACACAGATGCtcaattcaaatgtattttctgGTGCATTGGAGGTCCTGCAGCTATTGGAATTGGAGGAGTTCTAGCTCTTATAAGCCTTGTAACGATTGGTCTGCCAGCGTTGGGTTTCGGAGCTGCGGGAATAGTTGCCAACAATATTGCCGCCACTATCATGGCCTGGTGGGCCGGTGCAGTGCCTGCAGGAGGCATCATCGCCATAGGAATCGGGTACAAGGCCATTTTGGGCACGTTTCTTTCAGCAGCAGCTATCTCAAGAGCTGCGATGGATTGCAATTGCTGCGAAAagtaa